From candidate division KSB1 bacterium, the proteins below share one genomic window:
- a CDS encoding CusA/CzcA family heavy metal efflux RND transporter encodes MIEKIIDWSARNRFFVFLGVAFAIVYSVWCIRHIPLDAIPDLSDTQVIVFSRWDRPPDIIEDQVTYPIVSALLGAPKVKDIRAFSDYGFSYVYVLFEDGTDVYWARSRVLEYLSKVTPALPQGVSVQLGPDATGVGWVFQYALVDRSGTHSLQELRSFQDWHLRYALESVEGVAEVASVGGFEKQYQVVVRPEALLAFGVSVPEVVTAVRRANAEVGARLLEVAGAEFMVTGRGYLKSIDDIRQAVVKAGTGGVPITVGQVAEVLVGPDIRRGVAELDGRGEVVGGIVVMRYGENALRVIDRVKAKLREVKLPEGVEVVITYDRSDLIKRAIATLRNKLFEEMVAVSLVIILFLWHLRSALVPIVTLPLAVLVAFIPMYYMRLTSNIMSLGGIAIAIGAMVDASIVLVENGHKKLERQDLRDIPRFEVLVSAAKEVGRPIFFSLLVIAVAFMPIFTLEAYEGRLFKPLAFTKNFAMAFAAVVAITVAPALMGLFIRGRIRPEEKHPVSRFLFRLYQPVLERLLQRPVLVVGAAALIVLSTIPIYRKLGSEFMPPLNEGSILYMPTTLPGISVGEAAHLLQLQDQILRSFPEVERVFGKAGRAVTSTDPAPFSMMETTVILKPQDQWRKKKRWYSGVVPEFLQGPFRALWPDRISWEELIHGEDGLDEALRLPGVVNSWTMPIKGRIDMLTTGVRTPLGIKIYGDDLGTIEHVGGEIERIVSQIPGTKSVIAERTGGGYFLDIVPRREQLARFGLSVEDVHMTIMAALGGESVTQTIEGRERYTVSVRYPRELRDDIVEIGRIYVPTANGAQVPLSQVAEVTLRLGPSMIRDENGRLAGYVYVDMAGRDIGRYVRDVKRALQNQLTLPPGYSLAFSGQYEYMARVKSRMLIVVPL; translated from the coding sequence CGTAATCGATTCTTCGTGTTCCTCGGTGTGGCCTTCGCCATTGTGTACTCTGTGTGGTGCATCCGGCACATCCCCCTGGACGCAATCCCTGACCTCTCCGACACGCAAGTGATCGTATTCTCCCGCTGGGATCGTCCGCCGGATATCATCGAGGACCAGGTTACGTACCCCATTGTCAGCGCCCTCCTCGGGGCTCCGAAGGTCAAGGACATCCGGGCCTTTTCCGACTATGGCTTCTCATATGTCTATGTTCTGTTCGAGGATGGCACGGACGTCTATTGGGCACGGTCACGGGTGCTGGAATATCTCAGCAAGGTCACCCCCGCCTTGCCTCAGGGGGTAAGTGTGCAGTTGGGTCCCGACGCCACCGGTGTGGGTTGGGTCTTTCAGTACGCTCTTGTTGACCGTAGCGGCACTCATTCCCTGCAGGAGCTGCGCAGCTTTCAGGACTGGCACTTGAGGTACGCTCTTGAATCGGTGGAGGGCGTTGCGGAGGTGGCGAGCGTCGGCGGGTTTGAGAAGCAATATCAGGTCGTCGTGCGTCCGGAAGCGCTGCTGGCGTTCGGGGTATCTGTTCCCGAGGTGGTGACAGCCGTGCGCAGAGCCAATGCCGAAGTCGGGGCGCGTCTGTTGGAGGTTGCCGGCGCGGAGTTTATGGTCACTGGGCGTGGCTACCTCAAGTCGATCGACGATATCCGCCAGGCTGTGGTTAAGGCTGGCACGGGGGGTGTGCCGATCACCGTGGGGCAGGTGGCGGAGGTCTTGGTCGGCCCCGACATTCGGCGGGGTGTGGCCGAGCTCGATGGGCGCGGCGAGGTGGTCGGGGGAATTGTAGTGATGCGCTACGGAGAGAATGCCCTCCGGGTGATCGATCGGGTGAAGGCGAAGCTCCGGGAAGTGAAGTTGCCGGAGGGGGTAGAGGTAGTGATCACCTACGATCGCTCCGACCTGATCAAACGCGCCATCGCCACGCTGCGCAATAAGCTGTTCGAGGAGATGGTGGCCGTTTCGCTCGTCATCATCCTGTTCCTCTGGCATCTGCGTTCCGCCCTGGTGCCCATTGTTACCCTACCCCTTGCGGTGCTTGTTGCGTTTATCCCCATGTACTATATGCGCCTCACCTCCAACATAATGTCCCTCGGCGGGATCGCCATTGCCATCGGCGCTATGGTGGATGCCAGCATCGTCCTGGTCGAGAACGGGCACAAGAAGTTGGAGCGGCAGGATCTGCGCGATATCCCCCGCTTCGAGGTCCTTGTCTCGGCCGCTAAGGAGGTTGGCCGGCCCATCTTCTTCAGCCTCCTGGTGATCGCTGTCGCCTTCATGCCCATCTTCACCCTCGAGGCGTACGAAGGGAGGTTATTTAAGCCTCTGGCCTTTACGAAAAACTTCGCGATGGCTTTTGCGGCAGTAGTGGCCATCACCGTCGCCCCGGCGCTGATGGGGCTGTTCATTCGGGGCCGAATTCGACCGGAGGAAAAGCACCCGGTAAGCCGCTTCCTTTTCCGGCTATACCAGCCAGTGCTAGAGCGCCTTCTCCAACGGCCGGTTCTGGTGGTCGGGGCCGCGGCGTTGATCGTCCTCAGCACTATTCCCATTTACAGGAAGTTGGGTTCGGAATTCATGCCGCCCCTCAACGAGGGTTCCATCCTCTATATGCCGACCACTCTTCCCGGAATCTCCGTAGGGGAGGCCGCCCATCTCCTTCAGCTCCAGGACCAGATCCTGCGTAGCTTCCCAGAGGTGGAAAGGGTGTTTGGGAAGGCGGGGCGGGCGGTCACTTCCACCGACCCCGCTCCTTTCTCGATGATGGAGACAACGGTTATCCTTAAGCCGCAAGACCAATGGCGAAAGAAGAAGCGTTGGTATTCGGGGGTAGTTCCGGAGTTCCTCCAGGGCCCGTTCCGTGCTTTGTGGCCCGATCGCATCTCATGGGAGGAGCTAATCCATGGGGAGGATGGCCTGGACGAGGCCCTCCGTTTGCCGGGGGTGGTGAATAGCTGGACCATGCCCATTAAGGGCCGCATCGATATGCTAACCACAGGCGTGCGCACCCCCCTCGGCATCAAGATCTACGGCGACGATCTGGGCACCATCGAGCATGTGGGCGGAGAGATCGAGCGGATTGTCTCCCAGATTCCTGGTACGAAGAGCGTGATCGCTGAGAGGACCGGAGGGGGCTATTTCCTGGACATCGTGCCCAGGCGGGAGCAATTGGCGCGCTTTGGCCTCTCCGTTGAGGATGTGCACATGACCATCATGGCCGCTCTTGGAGGCGAGTCAGTCACGCAAACTATTGAGGGGCGCGAGCGCTACACGGTAAGTGTGCGCTATCCCCGCGAACTTCGGGACGACATCGTGGAGATCGGGCGGATCTACGTGCCAACGGCAAACGGCGCCCAGGTTCCCCTGTCCCAAGTG